Sequence from the uncultured Flavobacterium sp. genome:
GTTTGTAGTCTAAATTATTGTCTCTTTTGAATTTTCTGCAAATTGCTTCTCTCAATTCTAAATAACCTTCTACTGGAGAATATGTACTGTAATTTTCATCGACTGCTTTTTTAACAGCTTCTTTAATAAAATCTGGTGTATTAAAGTCAGGTTCGCCTAAACTTAAACTGATAATATCTTTTCCTTGTGCTTTTAATTCGCGTGCTAAAGCTGCCATTGCTAAAGTCTGTGATGTCGCTAAGTTGTTGATTCTGTCTGAAAGAATATGATTCATTATAAAAATTTTGAATGTCCTTAATTTCAACTTTAATTAAGGAAGGTTAATTATTAATAGATTTTTTGTTTTTATGCTAGTTCCGGCTTCATTCCAAGATCTTTCAAATGCTTGTAATGTGCAATAACGGCTCCTCTCATGGTTTTGAATTCGTGATAAGGTAAATTGCATTCGATTGCGGTTTGTTTTACAATTTCGGCAATTTTTCCGTAGTGAATATGACTGATATTCGGGAAAATATGGTGTTCGATTTGGTGGTTTAATCCTCCAGTAAACCAGTTGATTATTTTGTTTTTTGGAGCAAAATTGGCTGTTGTATACAATTGGTGAATTGCCCAAGTGTTTTCCATTTCTCCATCTTCATTAGGAATCGGATTTGAAGTTTCTTCAACTACGTGTGCCAATTGAAAAACAATACTTAAAATTAATCCTGCAGTATAATGCATTACGAAAAATCCAATAACAACTTTCCACCATGTTACGCCTAAAATCATTGGCAAAGCCATCCAGATTAAAACGTAGATTATTTTTGTAATTACAAGAACTGTCCATAATTTAGTTGGACTTTGAGGTGCTCCGTATGATAATTTTCTCTTTAGGTAGTTTTTCATTTGTTTAAAATCGGTTGTTAAAGCCCAATTAAAAGTCAAAAGTCCGTATAAGAAGAAAGAATAATAATGTTGAAATTTATGAAAACGGTGCCATTCAGCATTTTGTGTAAAACGAATAATTCTTCCCGCATCAAGATCTTCATCATGACCGTGAATGTTAGTGTAAGTATGGTGTAATACATTGTGTTGTACTTGCCAGTTGTGAACGTTTCCGGCTAATACATAAATACTTCCACCCATAATTTTGTTGATCCATGATTTAGAAGAGTAAGATCCGTGGTTTCCGTCGTGCATCACATTCATTCCAATTCCGGCCATTCCAACTCCCATCAGAATGTTTAGTAACAATTGTGCCCAAAATGGCATGTCAAGAGTTAGGATCAAAAAGTACGGCGTTAGAAAAACAGCAAAAAGAATAACAGCTTTTAGGTGCAGCTTCCAGTTTCCGGTTTTCTGAATGTTGTTCTCCTTGAAGTAATTGTTTACTCGTGAGTTAAGTGTTCTGAAGAACTTCAGATTGTCTTGCTTAGCAAATGTAGGCGCAGTGTTATTCATAATTATTTTAAATAGGTTTCAAAGGTAATTATTATAAATTTTCAATTTGCAAAATTGAGTTAAATATTTCAACTGTAAAGTAGTACTTTTGTTAAAAATTTAGAGCAATGGATGAGATATTGAAATATTTTCCTGATTTGACCGATATTCAAATCGAACAATTTCAAAAATTAGACTTTTTATACCACGATTGGAATGAAAAAATCAATGTGATTTCAAGGAAAGATATTGATGCATTATATACGAAACATATTTTGCATTCGCTTGGAATTGCAAAAATCATGAAATTTGAACCCGGAGCAACTGTTTTGGATGTTGGAACTGGTGGTGGATTTCCAGGTATTCCGTTAGCAATTCTTTTTCCTGAAACCCGTTTTTACTTAATTGATGTTATTGCAAAAAAAATTAAAGTAGTTCAGGGCGTTGTGGATGCATTAGAATTAAAAAATGTAAAATCTGAACAAAAACGTGCTGAATTGGTAAAAGGTGATTTTGATTTTATTGTAAGTCGCGCTGTAACCAATATGCCGGATTTCGTTTCATGGATAAAAGATAAAATCAAGAAACAACATAAACACACTTTGAAAAACGGAATTTTATATCTTAAAGGTGGCGATTTAGCAGAAGAATTAAAAGATTTTCCAAAAGCTACATTATATGATTTGTCTACTATTTTTGAAGATGAATTTTTCGAAACCAAAAAAGTAGTGCATTTGCCTTTGAAATTTACTGTTTAGTTTTTTCGAAAATTAAAAAAAAAATAACCCGATAATAATATCATTCAAGTATTACTATCGGGTTTTGCATATCAAAAGTGAATTATAATTAAGATGCTTTTCTTGTTAATTGCAAAAATGGATTTGCTTTATGATCTAAATTTTCGATGAATTTATGAAGTGCTTCAGTTGTTGTAGCTTGTGAATAGTTAAACTGAGAATCAAAGAAAAATTCGCGGCATATTGCAGGTTCATCTATTGAATTATATATTGCTTCATCAGATTCGTCTAAATCTGTGAAATTATAAGGGCAAGGATATAAACGTGTCAAATTGGAAATGATATCAATAAGCCATTTATCAAAAACGTTTTTCTTCGGAGTTATATGGCGTGCTAATAATACTAATCCAAGAAGTTCATTTTGTAAAAAATAAGAACCTTTTCTATATCTTACATCAACCATTCTCACATTCATTAAAGCAATCCACAATACACCATCTACAGAACCTACTGCAGGAACATCAAGATCAGTATCAAATAATAACGGATTTGTTTGCTCGCGATCATTTATAGAACACCAAAGTGCTTCAATACGTTTTTGAATATCATGTGTTGATTGTGTATAACCTGTAAAACGCCAATAAATCCATTCTAATAATGCTGAAGTTAATCCAACCGAACCTTTATGGTTAATATGTGTTAATGCGTTTTCTAATTCATCATTTTGATCAAGAGGATCTAAAAATTTATCTATTTTCTTTTTAGTCCACGTAAAATCAATTGAATGACCAATGCTTTTTGATTCTAAAATCACTTTAGGGACATTGTTCAAATTTCTCATAACCTGTATTTTTTATTATTAGATTTAATTATTTTTTTCAGGTACAAATTTATTATCATGCTGTTTTATATTCAGGAAGTAAAAGTTTTTATAATAACATAATAAGATTTTTCAAAGACATAACATATTGATAACTAGTTAAATAGGAAAAGTATTACAAAAATATAAGTTAGTATTTATTGAATTATTGTCAGTATGTTGTATTACAGTATTTTAAAACGATGATATTTGATTTTAGAGAAACAGATATAAGAAAATGACTTAAAGATTATTTGAAATTTGTGGCTTTCTGCTTAGTTACAAATGATTTTGAGAGTATATCAAATTAGATAAAACCTTAAAGAAATTTTATTCGTCACCTATTATTTTTCGCTTATGTACTTTTATTTGTTCAATCTATATTAGTGGAATATCTTTACTAAGCACTAACGGTTTTATTTAGAAAATGATTAAGAATATATCAACTTATTGGAAAATTCAATTCATTGCATGGATTACAACTTCTTTGTATTGGGGATTTTCGGCTTTTTTTGAAGGTAATTTTAGTTGGAAAATTGGTGTAGCCGATTTAATTCTCGATGTCGCAATTGGTATTACATTAACGCATATTTACAGAAACTTCGCTTTAAGAAAAGGATGGAATAAATTAAATCTAAAGAGATTAATACCTAAGATTGCGATTAGTATTCTGGTTCTTTCTTTATTATATATGTTTTTGATTGTGATTAAACTTTATCTGGTACGTTTATTTTTCTTAGAAAACAATTCAGTTTCATTTATAGTATTTTTTAAATCGATACAATTACAGGTTTTTATGACCGGTACAAGATTAATGTCGATTTGGGTATTAGCATATCATCTTTATCATTATTCAAGACTTGAAATCGAAACGGTAAAAGAAAATTCCCGTTTGTCACTTATAATAAAAGAAGCACAACTTAATAATTTAAGCGCGCAGCTTAATCCGCATTTCTTTTTTAACTCATTAAATAATATAAAATATCTGGTACTTGAAAATCCAAACTCAGCAAGACGAGCAATTGACCTTTTATCTGAGTTGTTGAGAAATTCCTTAAATAGTAATGTTGAGAGATTAATATCTTTAAATGATGAAATTAATCTCGTTAAGGATTATCTGGAATTGGAAAAAATTCGATTTGAAGAACGTTTGCAAATCAAAATTGAAATTAATATCGATTTATCAAAATATTCAATTCTGCCTTTAAGCATTCAGACGTTGGTTGAAAATGCAATAAAACACGGAATTGAAAAAAGAAAAAATGGCGGATTCATTACTGTAACAATTCAGGAAGAAGGCAATTTTATAAAAATCAATGTTGAAAATTCGGGTAAAATAGATCTGGAAAGCAATAAGTCAGGTATTGGTTTAAATAATCTCAAGGAAAGATTATTGTTACAATACAACGGAAATGCCACTTTTGAAATTAAAGAGAAGGACAACGAAACGGTTTTGGCAACAATTTTATTACCATCGAAATGAAAAAGATAAAAGTTGTAATAATTGATGATGAACGTTTGTCGAGAGAAGAACTAAAAAGAGCATTATCTGCTTACGATGATTTTGTTCTTATAGGCGAAGCTGAAAATGCTGATAACGCTAAAGATTTGATTGAAACCAAAAAACCGGATTTAATTTTCTTAGATATTCAAATGCCTGAAAAATCTGGTTTTGATTTGTTAGAATCTTTAGATAATGTGCCAGAAGTATTGTTTGTTACGGCTTATAATCAATATGCTGTACAAGCTTTTGAAGTAAATGCTTTAGATTATCTAATGAAACCCATAAGGGAAGAACGTTTCTCGAAAGCAATTGAAAAAGTAAGAAATGCTATAAAGCTAAAATCCTCTTTAGATAATGCTGTAGCAGATAGAAAAATTTTCATTAAAGATGGAGAAAAACGATTCTTTATTCCATTAGATGAAATTTATTTAATAGAATCTCTTGAAAATTATACCAGACTTTTTTTTCAGGGAAACAAAGCGCTTCAAAGGCGTTCTCTTCGGCAATGGGAAGAGATATTAGATGAAAATATTTTTTTCAGAATTAATAGAACTGAAATTATCAATATCAAATACATTCAGGAAGTAAACAGAACAATTGGCGGCAAACTCGAAGTAAAACTAAAAACCGGAGAATTACTGGAAGTCTCAAATCGTCAAGCAGTCAAATTCAAAAACAGTAACGGGATTTAATCCATAATTTTTATCGTTTTTTAAATGTTTTCAGCTAATTCTTTATGCTGTAAAGGGCATTGCTATTTCTGGATTTGACGAAATCCGGATTTTTACAGATCATTTTTTTTTAAATAAACTACTTTAAAACAATTCAATGAGAACAATTTTAAACTTTATATTTCTTATTTTGATAGTATCAAATACATATTCACAGCAAACAAATAAAACAAAATCCGAAGATTTAAAAAGCGCTTATGATATTCAGGATAGCGTAATGATTAAAACTCGCGATGGCGCATTTATTTCAGCAATAGTAGTTCGGAAAAAAGGAGTTTCTACACCAAAACCTGTAATACTTCAATATACGATTTATGTTACGGAAGCCAGAGATATTAAATCTTTGAAAGCAGCTGCAGACAAGGATTATATTGGTGTAATTGCTTATGCCAGAGGGAAACGATTTAGTCAGGAAGAGATATTTCCGTATGAGAATGACACCAATGATGCGTATGACGTAATTGACTGGATTAGTAAGCAAAAATGGTGTAACGGAAGTATTGGAATGTATGGCGGCAGTTACAACGGATTGACGCAATGGGCGGCTTGCAAAAAAATGCATCCTGCGCTAAAAACTATAGTTCCGTATGTTGCTAATAGAGCCGGAATGGGTTTGCCAATGGAAAACAACGTATTTATAAATCCTAATTACGAATGGTCTTTTTATGTTGGCAATAACAAATATCTGGATACAATTGCCGGAAATGACAGACAGCGTTTTAGAAAAATGCAATTTAAATGGTGGGAAACCGGAGTTGCCTACAAAAAAATCGACAGCATTGACGGAAGTCCAAACAGGCTTTTTCAAAGATGGCTAAAACATCCATCTTTTGATGAATATTGGCAGAAAATGTCGCCTTATAAAAAGGATTTTGCGCAGATAAATATTCCTGTTTTGGTGATTGACGGTTATTATAATGATTCTCAAAATTCGAGTTTGTATTATTTAAGAGAACTTCAAAAATACAATCCCAAAGCTAATTCTTATTTAATTATTGGTCCATACAGTCATTTTGGTGCGCAAAAAGGTGGTTCTGCCATATTGAACGGTTACAAAGTTGATGCAGACGCACTTATTAATACTAATAAAATAACGTATCAATGGTTTGATTATATTTTGAAAAACGGACCAAAACCTGAAATCTTGAAAGATAGAATTAATTATCAGGTAATGGGTGCGAACAAGTGGAGAAGTGCTCCGTCTATTGATAAAATGAATAATGGTTTTCTAAAATTTTATTTAACGGATAATAAATCAGGAAAATTCTATTCTTTGAACGCTACAAAGCCGGCTAAAAATAATTATCTCTCACAAGAAGTAGATTTTGCCGACAGACAAGTACAAAATAATGATTACTATCCTGATCCTATTATTAGAAAAGAAATCGATACAACAAACGGTTATGTTTTTGTAAGTGATCCGCTAAAAGAACCGCTTTTAGTAAATGGTTCTTTTTTGGGCGAAATAAAAGCAAGTATCAACAAAAAAGATATGGATATTGGAGTTACTTTATACGAAGTGACACCAGAAGGGGAATATTTTAATTTAGCCTATTTTATTGGAAGGGCGAGTTATGCTAAAGACATTACAAAGAGAAATTTACTAAAACCAAATAAAATTGAAACGATTCCTTTTTTGAATACACGTTTGGTAAGTAAACAATTAAGTAAAGGAAGTAGATTATTAATTACGTTGAATGTAAATAAGAATGCCTTCTCAGAACTCAATTATGGAACAGGAAAACCAGTCGCCGATGAAACTATTAAAGATGCCAAAGAACCTTTAAAAATAAAATGGTACAATGACAGCTTTGTAAAAATTCCAATTTGGAAATAAACGAAAATCCCAATCTTAATTACTCTAAGATTGGGATTCTTTTATTTCAGAATAGCTGTCTCTAAATGATGCAGCCAATTTTCTTTATAACTATTTCCTATTGGTATTTCTACAGTATTTATTTCGACTTCATTCTTAGAATAGGCTGTTAATTTTTTGATTTGAATGATATAAGAACGATGAATACGAACAAAATTAGAGTTTAGCAATTTTTCAAAAACGGAAATATTCTGCTTAATATGGTGCGATTTTCCGCTTTCAAGATGAATAGTGATATAATCTTTTAAACTTTCGATATACAAAATTTCGTCAAAGATAATTTTGATGTTCTTAGCGCCGCTAGTTACAAAAATATGATTTTCAGTTGTAGCATTTATTTCTTTTTTTGGATTTTGTAATTGCTTGAATTTTTCGATTGAAACAAAAAAACGATCAAAAGCTATTGGTTTTAAAAGATAGTCTATAACGTTAAGTTCATATCCTTCAAGTGCATATTCTCTGTAAGCAGTCGTAAAAATTACTTTGGGCGGATTCTTTAGTTTCTTTAAAAATTCATTGCCTTTTAATAGCGGCATTTCTATATCCAGAAAAATTAGATCAACTGTATTTGTTTCCAAAAAAGTGTAAGCTTTAAGTGCATTTTCGAAAGAATCGATTAATTCGAAATTTTCAAAATTCACTAAATGCGAAGCAATTAATTCTCTTGCCAAAGGTTCGTCGTCAACTATAATGCACTTGTATTTCATTCAAAAAAGAAAATATTAATAATTTATAGATTAAACAATCAGATAAAGCTTTACAGTATAATTATTCTGAGTTTCTTCAATTTCTAATTGATGTTTTTTAGGATATAATAAATCCAATTGTTTACGAACGTTTTCTAGTCCAATTTTAGATTTATCCGAGATCTTCCCAAAATCATTTTTAGGCTTTGTATTTTCAATGCTAAAAACGATTTGTTCTTTTTTGCTCTCCAGATGCAATCTTATTTTTGCTTTTTCGGTTTCATTTATGACACCATGTTTAAAGGCATTTTCTATAAAAGTTAATACAATTAAAGGCGAAATTTTGTGATTGTGCTCAATGTCTTTAGTAAATAAAATGTCTAATCTGTTTTCGCTATAGCGGAGTTTTTCCAATGCAATATAATTTTCTATCAAAGTGATTTCTTTTTCGATAGAAACATAATCTTCGTTACAACGGTACAATACAAAATCTAGAATTTCAGATAATTTAGCAATTACTTCAGGCGCTTTTTCATCTTTTTTTAAGGTTAAAGTATATAGATTATTTAATGTATTAAATAGAAAATGTGGATTCAGTTGATTTTTTAGAATCTTTAATTCCATTGATTTTTTTTCTTCTTCCAGTTTTAAAAGTCGCTGTTGTTTGCGGTTAAAACTTATAAAACCTAAAATAATAACCGGATAGGTAATAAAAGAAAACTCTCTTAGAATCAATTTAACTGAAGTTAATCTTTCAGGAACAGTCATTTTGTGTCCAAGCCAGTCATCAAAGAAACCTGGAAATTTTGGTTCGAGATAATAAAATTTTAAAATCATTAAAAAAGCAAAAACGAAATAGAGCCAACCCAAAGCAGAAACTATAAAAAGCAAATATTTCTTTTTATTTAGTGTTTGAGGAATAATCCAATAAATCAAACCATAGCCAACGGATGCTTGTCCTACAATTTTCCAGGAATAAATAAATAGAAAAGCATAAGAATCTTCGTTATCAGATTTGTTCGAATAATAAAAGAATAAAAAGAAAATCCAGTAGAAACAATGAAGTAAGACTCTTTTTATGTCAATTTTTTGGATGAAATTCATAGAATATTTAATTGAGAGCAAGATAGCAAAATATAAAATTAAGCATTGTTTGTTGTTATAAATAATGAGTTTTTGCTTTCAAAAACATCGTTTGAGCATACGAACACAGTAAAATTGAATTATTCATTATTTGTTTGCTAAAACAGCCTTTTTAATTGCGTCCATAATTCTCATAACTTCTTGCAATTATATTCGCTTAAAAAACAATTATGATCAAACTTATCCTTGTATTGGTGGTGCTTCTAAGCGAAATGTTAAAATAAAATTTCTTTTAAATAATAACTTAACCTAAAACAAAATGAAAAGAATAATTAAAAACGCAATTGGTATTCTGATTTTAATGAGTACTTCAAATTTATTCTCGCAAGAAAACAAACAAGAAATTAAATACAACGAAACTTCTAAAGTAATAAAACCTACTTTGTTTGCAGACTTAGGCGAAACCTGCCAAACTCCAGACGGAATGGCGCTGGATAAAAAAGGGAATTTATTTCTGTCGATTACAAACGCAATTTCATTTGAAAAGTACGGAAGCAAAATCTTAACCTTCGATGAGAATGATAAACCTGTAACTTGGTTTGATAAATTGCCATTGCATCCCGTTACAAAAAAAGTACACCCAATGGGAATGGAGTTTGGACCTGACGGGAATTTATATATAATGGATAATCAGTTTTTTACCGGAAATGAGAATTTCTCGAGATTACTAAGAATTAATGTAAAAGATGGAAAACCAATAAATGCTGAGGTTTTAGCCGAAGGATTTAATTTTGGAGAAGCGGTAAGATGGTCTAAAAACCGAATTTATATAACAGATGCTTTGTTTGAAAACAGAAGAGAAAGCGGAATTTATAGTTTTTCATTAGAAGAATTGAACAAGAAAAATATCGTTCTGAATTCATCAAATAAGAAAGATTACCTGATTGCAACTTTTACCTTAAAACCTGAAGTTAGTAAAAGAACAATCGGGATTGACGGAATTGCTTTTGATAAAAAAGGGAATTTATATGCAGGGAATTTTGGTGATGGAGTAATTACTAAAATAGAATTTTTTGCGGATGGAAAAGTGAAATCTAAAAAGGTTGTTTTTGATTCGGATAAATTAAAATGTTGTGATGGCTTTTTTTATGATGAAAAAAGAAACTCGATTTTTATAGCCAATTACGAAAATAATAGCGTTCATGAATTAAATTTAGATACAAATACTATTTCTTTAATTTGGGAAAATGATAATGCTGATGGTTCTGACGGACAATTAGATAATCCTTGTGAGACTATTATTTATAAAGGAAAACTGCTAGTCGTAAACTATGATACTTTCGAAGGAGAAAAAAATAAAGAAGCAGATAGTTTTCATACGATCTCAAGTTTTAAATTGTAGAATTAAAGAAGAAAAAATCCTCACAATGCGAGAGAGTTTAATGATTACATTTTAAACATAACAGTGTAAAAGCAAAAGCCGAATCTTAATGAAAAGATTCGGCTTTTTATATTGACAAAGTTTCTAATTTGAAACTTTAAACCTGAAACAAAAATTAACCTAAAAACGGGTATCTGTAATCTTCTGGAGTTACAAAAGTTTCTTTGATTGTTCTTGGAGAAGCCCAACGTAATAAGTTCAATGCAGAACCTGCTTTATCGTTAGTTCCTGAAGCTCTCGCTCCACCAAAAGGCTGCATTCCTACAACAGCTCCTGTTGGTTTATCGTTGATGTAGAAGTTACCTGCAGCATTTTGCAATTTCGTAGTTGCTACTTCAATAGCATAACGATCCTGGCTAAATACAGCTCCTGTCAAAGCATACTCAGAAGTAGTATCAACTAATTCTAAAGTTTCTTCCCATTTTGCATCTTCATAAACATAAATAGTAATAACTGGTCCGAATAATTCGGTTTCCATTGTAGTATATTTTGGGTTTGTAGTTACAATAACTGTTGGTTCAATAAAGTATCCAACTGATTTATCGTAATTTCCTCCAACGATGATTTCAGCATCAGCGTCTTTTTTAGCCTGGTCGATATAACTTGCTAATTTATCAAAAGAACCTTCGTGAATAACTGCAGTAATAAAGTTTCCGAAATCTTCCGGAGAACCCATTTTCATTGATTTTACATCAGCAATTAATTGTTCTTTTACAGCTGGCCATAAACTTTGTGGAATATAAGCTCTTGAAGCTGCAGAACATTTTTGCCCTTGAAATTCAAATGCACCACGAGTAATTCCTGTAGTCACTTGTTTTACGTTTGCGCTTGGGTGTGCAATGATAAAATCTTTACCACCAGTTTCTCCAACGATTCTTGGGTATGTTTTGTAATTGTGAATATTTGCACCAATTTTAGCCCAGATATCTTTAAATACGTGAGTTGATCCTGTAAAGTGAACTCCAGCGAAATCACGACTTGCCAAAACGGTATCAGTAATCATTAAAGCATCTCCAAAAACAACATTGATAACTCCATCAGGAACACCAGCTTCTTTGAAAACTTCGATGATAATTTGTGTAGAGAAAACCTGGCTATCACTTGGTTTCCAGATAACAACGTTACCCATCATTGCAGCACTTGCAGGAAGATTTGCAGCAATAGCAGTAAAGTTAAAAGGAGTAATAGCATAAACAAAACCTTCAAGAGGTCTGTATTCTAAACGATTCCAAACAGAAGAATCTGATTTTGGCTGATCGTTGTAAATTTGAGTCATGAATTCTACGTTGTAACGTAAAAAATCAATTAATTCACAAGAAGCATCAATTTCTGCCTGGTGAATATTTTTAGATTGTCCAATCATTGTAGCAGCGTTAATACGCGCTCTGTATGGACCTGCAATAAGTTCAGCAGCTTTTAAGAAAATAGCAGCACGTTGTTCCCACGCCATGTTTGCCCATGCTTTTCTAGATTCAAGTGCATTAGCAATTGCTTTTTCGATATGTTGTTTTTCAGCTAAATGATAAGTTCCTACGATATGTTTGTGATCGTGTGGAGCTGACATTGTTCTTGTATTTCCAGTTCTGATTTCTTCGCTCCCAATATATAAAGGAACGTCAATTTTAGAATTCCACATTGTGGTATAAGCTGCCTGAACAGCTGCTTTTTCTGGTGAGTTAGGTGCGTATCCTTTAACAGGCTCGTTTACCGCTTTTGGTACATGAAAGAATCCTTTTAACATGGGATG
This genomic interval carries:
- a CDS encoding acyl-CoA desaturase, yielding MNNTAPTFAKQDNLKFFRTLNSRVNNYFKENNIQKTGNWKLHLKAVILFAVFLTPYFLILTLDMPFWAQLLLNILMGVGMAGIGMNVMHDGNHGSYSSKSWINKIMGGSIYVLAGNVHNWQVQHNVLHHTYTNIHGHDEDLDAGRIIRFTQNAEWHRFHKFQHYYSFFLYGLLTFNWALTTDFKQMKNYLKRKLSYGAPQSPTKLWTVLVITKIIYVLIWMALPMILGVTWWKVVIGFFVMHYTAGLILSIVFQLAHVVEETSNPIPNEDGEMENTWAIHQLYTTANFAPKNKIINWFTGGLNHQIEHHIFPNISHIHYGKIAEIVKQTAIECNLPYHEFKTMRGAVIAHYKHLKDLGMKPELA
- the rsmG gene encoding 16S rRNA (guanine(527)-N(7))-methyltransferase RsmG, whose translation is MDEILKYFPDLTDIQIEQFQKLDFLYHDWNEKINVISRKDIDALYTKHILHSLGIAKIMKFEPGATVLDVGTGGGFPGIPLAILFPETRFYLIDVIAKKIKVVQGVVDALELKNVKSEQKRAELVKGDFDFIVSRAVTNMPDFVSWIKDKIKKQHKHTLKNGILYLKGGDLAEELKDFPKATLYDLSTIFEDEFFETKKVVHLPLKFTV
- the pruA gene encoding L-glutamate gamma-semialdehyde dehydrogenase, with product MLKGFFHVPKAVNEPVKGYAPNSPEKAAVQAAYTTMWNSKIDVPLYIGSEEIRTGNTRTMSAPHDHKHIVGTYHLAEKQHIEKAIANALESRKAWANMAWEQRAAIFLKAAELIAGPYRARINAATMIGQSKNIHQAEIDASCELIDFLRYNVEFMTQIYNDQPKSDSSVWNRLEYRPLEGFVYAITPFNFTAIAANLPASAAMMGNVVIWKPSDSQVFSTQIIIEVFKEAGVPDGVINVVFGDALMITDTVLASRDFAGVHFTGSTHVFKDIWAKIGANIHNYKTYPRIVGETGGKDFIIAHPSANVKQVTTGITRGAFEFQGQKCSAASRAYIPQSLWPAVKEQLIADVKSMKMGSPEDFGNFITAVIHEGSFDKLASYIDQAKKDADAEIIVGGNYDKSVGYFIEPTVIVTTNPKYTTMETELFGPVITIYVYEDAKWEETLELVDTTSEYALTGAVFSQDRYAIEVATTKLQNAAGNFYINDKPTGAVVGMQPFGGARASGTNDKAGSALNLLRWASPRTIKETFVTPEDYRYPFLG
- a CDS encoding CocE/NonD family hydrolase; the encoded protein is MRTILNFIFLILIVSNTYSQQTNKTKSEDLKSAYDIQDSVMIKTRDGAFISAIVVRKKGVSTPKPVILQYTIYVTEARDIKSLKAAADKDYIGVIAYARGKRFSQEEIFPYENDTNDAYDVIDWISKQKWCNGSIGMYGGSYNGLTQWAACKKMHPALKTIVPYVANRAGMGLPMENNVFINPNYEWSFYVGNNKYLDTIAGNDRQRFRKMQFKWWETGVAYKKIDSIDGSPNRLFQRWLKHPSFDEYWQKMSPYKKDFAQINIPVLVIDGYYNDSQNSSLYYLRELQKYNPKANSYLIIGPYSHFGAQKGGSAILNGYKVDADALINTNKITYQWFDYILKNGPKPEILKDRINYQVMGANKWRSAPSIDKMNNGFLKFYLTDNKSGKFYSLNATKPAKNNYLSQEVDFADRQVQNNDYYPDPIIRKEIDTTNGYVFVSDPLKEPLLVNGSFLGEIKASINKKDMDIGVTLYEVTPEGEYFNLAYFIGRASYAKDITKRNLLKPNKIETIPFLNTRLVSKQLSKGSRLLITLNVNKNAFSELNYGTGKPVADETIKDAKEPLKIKWYNDSFVKIPIWK
- a CDS encoding histidine kinase codes for the protein MIKNISTYWKIQFIAWITTSLYWGFSAFFEGNFSWKIGVADLILDVAIGITLTHIYRNFALRKGWNKLNLKRLIPKIAISILVLSLLYMFLIVIKLYLVRLFFLENNSVSFIVFFKSIQLQVFMTGTRLMSIWVLAYHLYHYSRLEIETVKENSRLSLIIKEAQLNNLSAQLNPHFFFNSLNNIKYLVLENPNSARRAIDLLSELLRNSLNSNVERLISLNDEINLVKDYLELEKIRFEERLQIKIEINIDLSKYSILPLSIQTLVENAIKHGIEKRKNGGFITVTIQEEGNFIKINVENSGKIDLESNKSGIGLNNLKERLLLQYNGNATFEIKEKDNETVLATILLPSK
- a CDS encoding response regulator transcription factor — its product is MKYKCIIVDDEPLARELIASHLVNFENFELIDSFENALKAYTFLETNTVDLIFLDIEMPLLKGNEFLKKLKNPPKVIFTTAYREYALEGYELNVIDYLLKPIAFDRFFVSIEKFKQLQNPKKEINATTENHIFVTSGAKNIKIIFDEILYIESLKDYITIHLESGKSHHIKQNISVFEKLLNSNFVRIHRSYIIQIKKLTAYSKNEVEINTVEIPIGNSYKENWLHHLETAILK
- a CDS encoding sensor histidine kinase; the protein is MNFIQKIDIKRVLLHCFYWIFFLFFYYSNKSDNEDSYAFLFIYSWKIVGQASVGYGLIYWIIPQTLNKKKYLLFIVSALGWLYFVFAFLMILKFYYLEPKFPGFFDDWLGHKMTVPERLTSVKLILREFSFITYPVIILGFISFNRKQQRLLKLEEEKKSMELKILKNQLNPHFLFNTLNNLYTLTLKKDEKAPEVIAKLSEILDFVLYRCNEDYVSIEKEITLIENYIALEKLRYSENRLDILFTKDIEHNHKISPLIVLTFIENAFKHGVINETEKAKIRLHLESKKEQIVFSIENTKPKNDFGKISDKSKIGLENVRKQLDLLYPKKHQLEIEETQNNYTVKLYLIV
- a CDS encoding LytTR family DNA-binding domain-containing protein, producing MKKIKVVIIDDERLSREELKRALSAYDDFVLIGEAENADNAKDLIETKKPDLIFLDIQMPEKSGFDLLESLDNVPEVLFVTAYNQYAVQAFEVNALDYLMKPIREERFSKAIEKVRNAIKLKSSLDNAVADRKIFIKDGEKRFFIPLDEIYLIESLENYTRLFFQGNKALQRRSLRQWEEILDENIFFRINRTEIINIKYIQEVNRTIGGKLEVKLKTGELLEVSNRQAVKFKNSNGI